One region of Luteolibacter yonseiensis genomic DNA includes:
- a CDS encoding DUF2917 domain-containing protein, which produces MQTILPNSVLTRFFTKDRSRPQIRRTELSSRGLLTETFSKGGGITCVRGSLWITRNGQPEDILLRAGDRLTCGRRSGFVIEALEDAVVEVVC; this is translated from the coding sequence ATGCAAACGATCTTACCAAACTCGGTGCTGACCCGGTTTTTCACCAAGGATCGGAGCCGGCCACAGATCCGCAGGACGGAGCTTTCCTCCCGCGGACTTCTGACGGAAACCTTTTCAAAAGGAGGTGGAATCACCTGCGTCCGCGGCAGCCTCTGGATCACAAGGAACGGACAACCGGAAGACATCCTGCTGCGCGCGGGCGATCGCCTGACCTGTGGAAGACGATCCGGCTTCGTGATCGAGGCGCTGGAAGATGCCGTGGTGGAAGTGGTGTGCTGA